In a single window of the Anaerocolumna cellulosilytica genome:
- a CDS encoding protein kinase family protein, which yields MEDRNLELLRQYNIKIYNTYRIRGAYIVETDKGLKLLKSLESSKSRVEFENTLLEYLTVQNYPYVDLYIKNSAGELITEDGAGNRFVLKNWFPGEECNLRNEADIADATTNLALLHSMLREVPLTKEQAEWSTYSNLTEVFDKRNRELKRVRGYIREKRKKNEFEICYLNCYDEFYEQSQQAAEILTNSNYEALMQEAIEHKYICHGNYTYHNVIMINTNQIGYSNWKPSYQTEYLSAAGLRGKVNGNMATTNFDKACMGVQVIDLYQYLRKVMEKNEWDIDLGSRILDTYNQVLPIDKDELKLLYVLLLYPEKFWKITNFYYNGKKSWVPQRNIQKLIGIQEQKEKKKKFMERLEATLG from the coding sequence ATGGAGGATAGAAATCTAGAACTTTTAAGACAATATAATATAAAAATCTACAACACATACAGAATCAGGGGGGCATATATAGTAGAGACGGATAAGGGACTCAAGCTATTGAAAAGCTTAGAGAGTTCGAAAAGTCGTGTCGAGTTTGAGAATACCCTTCTTGAGTATCTAACCGTTCAAAACTACCCTTATGTAGATTTATATATTAAGAATTCGGCAGGTGAATTAATTACAGAGGATGGTGCCGGAAATCGGTTTGTACTAAAAAACTGGTTTCCCGGGGAGGAATGCAATCTTAGAAATGAAGCAGACATTGCGGATGCTACAACTAATCTGGCACTTTTACATTCCATGCTGCGTGAGGTACCCTTAACGAAAGAACAGGCAGAATGGAGTACATATTCTAATCTTACCGAAGTTTTTGATAAAAGAAACCGTGAATTAAAACGTGTCAGAGGCTATATTCGGGAAAAACGAAAAAAAAATGAGTTCGAAATATGTTATTTGAATTGTTATGATGAATTTTATGAACAGTCTCAGCAGGCAGCAGAGATTCTGACGAATTCCAATTATGAAGCCTTAATGCAGGAGGCCATAGAGCATAAGTATATCTGCCATGGTAATTACACCTATCATAATGTAATTATGATTAATACCAATCAGATTGGCTATAGTAACTGGAAGCCTTCTTATCAAACCGAATACCTTTCAGCAGCTGGTTTACGTGGAAAAGTAAACGGAAATATGGCAACCACCAACTTTGATAAAGCTTGTATGGGAGTTCAAGTTATAGACTTATATCAGTATCTTAGAAAGGTTATGGAAAAGAATGAATGGGATATTGATCTAGGAAGTAGAATACTTGATACCTATAATCAAGTACTTCCCATTGATAAAGATGAGCTTAAGTTATTATATGTACTACTTCTATATCCTGAAAAATTCTGGAAGATAACAAACTTTTATTATAATGGAAAGAAATCCTGGGTTCCCCAGCGCAATATACAAAAACTTATCGGAATTCAGGAACAGAAAGAAAAAAAGAAGAAATTTATGGAACGACTGGAAGCAACACTGGGTTAG